The sequence TCATGGCCTTGGCCTCCAGGATGAGGCGGGAGTTGATCGCCTCGGATTTGGAGATCTTGATGACCAGAGTCCCTTGTTCAAACCCCAGAACGTCTCTGCCTTTCCACACGGATGTGTAAAAACCCTCAGACAATTCCTCGACCTTCTCGTACTGGTCGGCCACCATCTCACTTATCCGCGCCACCGATATGAAGTTTTTTCTGTGGGCCATCACCCGGCGGAAAGGTCTTAACATCAGGTTCAACATCCTGTGCCGGATCGGGATGGCCGTATCCATCAAAGGGATATTGAACCCCTCGTAACCGAGAGTCTCACCTTCCATGTTTTTGTAGGTGTTGGCGGTGAGCAGGATGGTGATCCTTGAACCATCCTTGCGTTTGAAGTCGACCTTGAAGTCCTTGATAAACCCCTTCTTTTCGATGAGGAGCTGCAGCACATCCCTGTCCCTGGGGTTAACATAAAGGTCGTCGGGGAGCCTCAGCTTAAGCATCTCCTGTTTGCTGGTGTAGCCCAGGATATTCAGAAGCGCGTCGTTGACCTCCAGGAAGCGACCCTCCCTTGTGGACAGGAAGTAGCCCTGATGTGATGAGGAAAATATTTTTCGATATCGGCGCTCAGTCTCCTGCAGATATGCCTCTTCATGGTGTATGCGCACCAGGTTCCCGACCCTGGCTAAAAGGAGGGGGGGGCTGATAGGTGGTGAAAAAACATCCATAGCTCCGGCGGAAAGGAGTTCCCCGAGGCGATTGTCGCTCAGTTCGACCTCAGAAAGGGCCAGCAAAGGCAGACTGCCTGTGCCGCTCTCAGTTCGAAGAGCTCGGCACAGAGCTGGACCGTCAGAAGTGTG is a genomic window of bacterium containing:
- a CDS encoding protein kinase, with protein sequence MDPGRRSRVVFFEPGNGTGKALAEQLRRGGLDVVIAPNLKTAHKAAANADVIVANITHTSDGPALCRALRTESGTGSLPLLALSEVELSDNRLGELLSAGAMDVFSPPISPPLLLARVGNLVRIHHEEAYLQETERRYRKIFSSSHQGYFLSTREGRFLEVNDALLNILGYTSKQEMLKLRLPDDLYVNPRDRDVLQLLIEKKGFIKDFKVDFKRKDGSRITILLTANTYKNMEGETLGYEGFNIPLMDTAIPIRHRMLNLMLRPFRRVMAHRKNFISVARISEMVADQYEKVEELSEGFYTSVWKGRDVLGFEQGTLVIKISKSEAINSRLILEAKAMRDLAGHPGIPELVDVASHRGRTVIITRYVEGHPLTDILPLEDDRARDRIAYQLMDVVSHLHDNDIVHRDIKPDNIIVRPDGTIVLLDYGIVRRMKEMETSATVIGTRPYMSPEQINGRSERRSDIWALGVVMYQLYTGSLPFSGNTEIELMQNILNVEPASPRSFNPGLSAQMESALIRALRKRPQGRFNNGREMRDHILTTVPGFQRSVQELIREPEMPPTLVP